The DNA sequence CATTATAAATGTCCCCACAGTTTCGAGATACAAATGGTATACGTATATGCAAATGTTTGAAAAGATAAAGAGTTCTTCTTCAAACACAAACTGGacataaatcaaaatatataaaatctgtatttatttattttttactgcacttttgctaataaaacatatattactCTAAAACTAcaattgttttattcttttcccCTGAAAAGTTTATGCAGccaggggaaaacatgtttaactTACCACCTGGGAATGCAAATGGTTCATACTGAACTTCTCTCTGGGCCATTTGGTTTGCctacaataaaacaaattaaaacagtgGCTAAAAGCTTGCCGAGATTGGTTTAtaaacaggaacacttgcaacaTATTTGGTCGGTAAACAGAacatgaaaaaacttgatttggtGCTGTAACTGTATTCTATTTGGGCATGGTCTACTAAGTCTGCGAGAAGCAATTGTGTTTACACAACTAAGGCCATTTAAAAAGTCATATCGCCATAAAACGGCAGCACTATTATAatagaacatatttattttctgtcaGTAAAGTTGCAGGTGATATAACATAATAGATAAAAATGAGAAAACATAATACAGAAACAtccttatcattttttattagatTCTTACTTTGGGTGCGTGCTCTGAAACTTTCTTGTCTTCTAATTGCTTGAACTTTGAACGATATGGAACCATCTTTTCTTGAAGCTCCGGTGTACATAATTCATATATGTCCAACATGAGGGGAAATTTCACATCCTGGGGTAGGTAATTAGACATTTGGCTTAGATGATTCTATGTGACACTGTAAAACTCCATTTTGTACAATGAAATGAATGCAGCATTGAGAGTGATGTCAAACTGAAGTTtgcttacttaaaggggacccgtcaccccaaaaaattattaaaaaacctattttatcagattagtcaaggaaaatgaactttaactacactatataaattatttgaatcttgtttccttcagtctgggatttcaaaattatagcagcaggcagcagccattttgtggacactgttattaagaaaagccttgcatcatctcagaatcttgtttgtgcaccagaatgggggacccgatgtccatccccatgccctgaccacacagttatatggtaaagagaactgggggaatgtggggagagcagtgacatctaagaagcgctgaattgaaagtgaaagtatttgtctgccccgcctctatggcacgggcatagaggaggggcagacaatatttgattgacagctgagatttttaaatgagcttacaacagctatgaatgcttaaataaaaaatagaaattggatttcatgtttaatttgaaaaggacttttattatacagatttttgtgtctgggtgacaggtccactttaaccacCAAACAGGCAACATGAACCCCTTTAGATGTTGTTGAGCTACAGCTTTCAGTTTCCTCAGAagagatttgctgccattaagaGAGCTAAAGCTGCACATTCAAAATGCGCAAGTGTGAGCAAGCGTGTGTTCTATGCAATGCAGATACTCAATGTAGAACTCAAAgtagaaaaactaaaaaaaggcaCATATAACTATGAACACAAAAGCAAAGCCATAGGCCTCTTTTGGCATGAGTGCATTATTAATAAGGATTGCCTGCtccagagaatatatatattgttacttAATGTGAATACATATATACTTTATAGCTGACCATTTagaatacaaattaaataaatacagtttctACCATAAGATCCAGTTTTGTACAGGTCACGGGATTGTTTTAAGCCATGTGctttaatttacatatttctcTGTTTTGCTTGAATTATTATAGATGCTCATCTGCTTGCATGCTCTTTAATATTTTGTTATGGCAGCTCTCATTCATAGAGCTCAATACAAATAGGAAGTGCACAGAGTGTACATAGGATAAGTAATCTTCCTAAGGCTGCTGGATAATGTTGAAAAGGGGTCCAAAGTAGGTCAGCAGAAATACAAAATGTGTGGATTGCAAACTAAAGGAACTATTCAGATAATAACAGTGATAAGTAAATAAGTCAAACCTTAAGAACTTTGGCATTCACAGATTCCTTCTCTTTGTAAAAGAATCGGACCATCTGGATAGTCAGGTAGGCAGGTAAACGACTGATCCTGGACTAAAGGATTTAAACACGGTTAGATAATTCTATGGTTTAACCTGCTAAACATATTAGCTGCAGATATGCAGAATTATTTACAATCAGATTTAGCTACAATGTATGCACTAATTGTTTCGTTGAAGGAAGAAGTCAGAGAAGAGAACTAAAAAGGGACTTCCTTGGTGCCCAGAAAGTGAAGGCAGCTGTCAATAccaagcagcaaaaaaaaaaaaaaaaatctgatttgggGCAGGTACAAAATGGAAATTCTTTTGAAAATGGTTCAGTTGCATTTAtgaaaccagtaaaccctcactaaataaaatcaaacattttcaagatattagGAATGTAAAGATACTTACAGTTTTAATATACAGAGCATTTCTTTGCAATGATGGAGAAAATTTGGTGATTTCTTCTTGAAGGCgctgaaagttattaaaaaaaaaaaaaaaaaagcacagatccAGCTGAATCACAGTCAGCAACTGCATTTCAATTACAACTTTATGTTTATGGGCCATAGATAAATAAAACGGATCAATAACATACTCCTTAAACTCCTTTAGCCCTTGGTTACAcacacttttattttaattttcatgaatATGAGGGAGTCCTTTAAAATAGCAGGAACAACACAGCTGCCATAGAACAATGAACAAATGATACTCACCAATTTAAGGCCAGTGAAGAGATACTTCACTTCCTGGTTAATAAAACAGCTCAGCTGCAACTGTGTCTCTTTACTTTTAGTAACTTCCTCCTCTTCAGATTCAGTACATTTCATGCTGTTTGTACCATTAAGGAAATTCAATGCAAGGAAGTAGTGACTTGTTAGATTTATGTATAGTAGATCAAGACGTAAACTATCAATCTtacataaaacattacatttaagaTTTGATGGTATCAAGGTACACCAAGCAGGCAGGACTAAGTTCAATTCAGCCTGTCACTAGATCGTTTAGAgagtagaaaaaaattcaaacaaagttcaaagtgtatttttattcacTTGATTTCATAATAAATTTGCCAAACTATATTTTCTACCCTATTACCCAAAGCCAAGTAACTAATCTGTTTTGCACCCTCCCTTTATGTTAAAACTTTTGTGGTGTGAAGATCCTGGGGTGTTTGATTctacctaaaaaaacaaaacactagtGAATTTCAGCCGCTAGTAAAGAATGGCTTTTACCAATCCTTGTAATTCACAGCTGTCCTACATGTGATGCGACAGACAAATTTAGGAAAGCACTATATTGACATTGTTATAGGGAAGTTATTATTATAGTGAAGTCACTCATTGTGTTAATAACAAATATGATAGCAACAagacaaatatttgtatttagcAGTAATATagccaaaataaaaagaaatcaaaggGCCGTATAGGTTCCTGAGAGGAAGTATACACCGAAGATACACTTTCAGAACTGGAATTTTCTGCATGCATCCACTACCCTGAAGTGCCCCATCATCATTTTCCAAGAAGTTTCTCATAAAAAAATCTCTCTTCCCTATTCCCAccatattaattgattaatttgcAACCATAAACACACATCAAAACCCTGCAAGCTTCACTGTTGCACCCCAAAACACACAGTTTACACGCTGAATAAAAGAATCTTGACTGTAGAACAGCATAAAGGATACGTCGACTCAAACTCAATGCCAAAAAACTGATCAATGAAGCTATTTTTCTTCGAGGCCGTTGCAGCTGCTCCTGAATCGGTCTATATGTGCCAAAAATAAGATTAAACAATGTTAGCATCCAGTCAGAAAACACCAAAGTCACTGAATTCTGAGCCATTCGCAGACAACAAATAttagcaagggggggggggttgttaaaTAAAGGCTAGAactggctatttgttagcccgaTGTAGACTGCAGGaagcttgtgagccactggttgaggactGTAGATGTAGACAGAGGTATTCTCTGACAATTTGCAACAGATATTGTTTTTAATCATTTACATTCTTTGAGGCACAGCGATCAGACTTGGagttttaccctagcaaccaagcagcatcATATTAGAATGGACTATGTATACTATAGGgccagaatataaaaagcaaCAAGAACAGTGATAAAATTGCAGCCAGTTGTGATTTTTGTTTCCTGTAAATTAAATTAATCTGCAAGCCAGAAAAAGGCAGattagacatttaaaaaaaaaaaataagaactcaaatgttatttaaatgtgaatttcCTCCTTTAAGTTTGTTCTTTTGTCTgaccaaaaaaaccccacatacAGTACACAACCATATGCAGCAATTGCTGGTACACACTACCCAGAAAGAGTGGAGTTACAATGTGTGTACAGCTGGTCCCCCACATACAAAGGTAAGCATTCTTTCTGTACAGGACTTTAGTTAGTAATATCTGCCTTCAGCAACATAATTACCTCCATATCAGTATCTCCTTCTATTGCTTCTAACTTCTGCTGCAGCACTCTCATTACTTGCACCCAGCATTCATTAGCATCCTGCGGAAGAAGAATTTAACAGATAAATAATCAAACCAGGTAAAGGAGAAGAAATTCTAAGTGTCTATATAACTATAACAACCCATCTTAAAAGCTTTCATTACAGCATATTCCTTCAGGCATTGAAAAAGCCAAAGCCAGTCCCACCAGGCATCAGCACAAGTTGCGCTCACAAATACTTTATTACTTAAATAGCAGACCATTTACCTGTTGAAGATACTGCCCCTGGTCCCCTTTCTCTGCAAACTGTGGGAAAGCCATGTGTAGAAACTGGAGAAGGATGATTGGTGGGATACTGGAAGAGGTTTTGTCCATAGAGTCAAACAAATCTCTAAGAGCTGGAATGTAAGAACACAACACAAATAACACTCACACACAAATATCAAGAGTCTGAAATCCACCACAAGataagggggcatatttatgaaaaggtGAATTAGAGCTCCCCAGGAGTCAGCAGAGAGTTACTAAACTGATCTCTATGCACTTGTAattattttgcatagtttttaaTGTTGAACCTTTTGGTAAATATGCCTGTAAAGATCTCATACAAGTGAATAGAGAGCAGTAGTTTAAGGCTTGTGACatactggcagattcggggagattaaaggtggccatacacgggccgataaaagctgccgacagaccaagtcggcagctcattggcccgtgtatggggccctcagatggGCTTCCCCTatagatatctggccgaaagtccgacagatgtcgatcggacgggactaaaaatcccgttggatcgcggccgcatctgttcgttgatgcggtcccgcgatccaactgcccattagccatcgttaggatccgatcgttgggccctagggcccacgatcggatcagccgatattgcccacctcaaggtgggcatattggggagaggtctgctcatttggcgacattgccaaacgagggATCTctccgtttatggccacctttagtcgcctggcgactaatcgcctcttctgggcgacaatctccccgaactgcctttgcgtgtcttcccgtccgctataatgaaaagtcgtctgcgctaaagcacacgcggcactttgttttccgaagtcgcgtTTGCtttaacgcaggcaacttttcgttatagcggacgggaagacatgcaaaggcagttcggggagattgtcgcccagaagaagaggtgaatctgcccgtgtgtcacaatcCTTACTGGGGAGCTCTTATCTGGTTACCCACTAACTAATAATTTATCTCCAatgctaaaacaaacaaaaacaattagGTGCTGGTTTAAGCAGTAGAAAATATTCCCTTCTTCCtgcacaaagaaacaaaaaagtacTGGCTTTATTATCCTTCTCTCCAGTAGGGCAAAATAATTTTCCATAAAGTCCAATATAAACAGCATTTCTTCTTAAATGAGATGTTCCATGCCATGTTTTAGCCAAATCAAGGCACCTATactatataaaatgcatttactGCTAAATAGAAGCAAGAATATATGACAAACCTGCAGTAATATACTGGGCAGAGGCCATTTCGCCTGAAGCTCTCAAGGCACCCGCATACCTAAAAACAAATTTTATAAactacatgaaaaaataaaaatacaaaaagaagcaCACAAGTTtaattctcttaaaggggtggttcacctttaactttaagtatgatgtagacatttatattctacgaCTATCTTCATttggttttcacgatttttctttcgttgcatttttaaataatatattagcTCTCCAGTGCGGTGCAATTTACCCTAACagtcaggcagtggtttgaattggAGACTGGAGGGTGAATAACAGAGGGCCTCAAGGGAAAgacaggtaataaaaaaaaataataaaattgtagcctcatagacCAATAGTTGCTTAGTGACCCACACCTTCTGTcagttggaaagaggcagaaaacaaataatttaaaaactgcttaaaaaaaatgaagaccaaatgaaatgaataaggcattctataacatactaaaattatctTAAATGTAAACTACCCTTTTAAGTGTGATATTGTTTGGTAACTTAACAAATTTCATATAACCCTACCAAGAGGCTGGTCCTGTGCCACAGTCTGATAAGTAGAGCAGGAGATTATTTACCTTAACATTCTCATGTTTTAACTCTCCTTTGCCTGATCTGGGTAATATAGACACTTTTATCTATAAGGTCCGACCATCTCTTTCTCTCTTCAAGAAATTGTTCAGtacacaaataaaaactgggtaaatagataggctgtgcaaaataaaaaatgtgtctaatatagttagttagccaaaaatgtaatgtataaaggctggagtgatgggatgtctaacataataaccagaacactacttcctgctttgcagctttcttggtttccactgattggttaccaggcagtaaccaatcagcgactTGACGGGGGCCAatatgggccataactgttgcttttgagatgcatgcggaggatcaattgtacacttactgaacagttatgtcctatgtggcccccttTTAAGtcaatgactaactcagagttagagagctgaaaagcaggaagtaatgttctgttctgttagatatccagtcactgcagtctttatacattacatttttggctaactagattagaaacctttttttattttgcacagcctatttagacagtatttatttttacactgaactgttcatttaagacAAGATCCTAACACACCTGGTAGACATATTTTCTGCACAGGGCAGGgggcaatttgcatatgcactaCGATCATTAACACTTTCACTGCAGGGAATGAATTTAATGTGCAAAAGTTTGAGAACCCTTCCATTTAATCTACTTGTGTAATTTTCAGTAAAGTAAAATCTCAGTAGTCAGTACTAAATTGACTTATCAGATCTTTTTTAGTCAGTGGAAGGCAATGTCAGGGTGTTGAGCTTGCATTAAACAGAAGTGCCTACATTTTTGAAAAAGAGTGTATGTTCACGCTTCATTCAAATCCATTGTATCTCACTTAGTACCACAAGTAGCAAATACAGATCTTGACAGAAAGCTCCCTTGATGCCAAACATGCAGGACAAATGAGGATATTTCTTTCTGCAAGTCAACCTATTATGTATATGAAgtacacacacatgtatacacacatatatatatatatatatatatatatatatattgtaacgtcactcgtccaaacggtgccgtctcggggggtttaggtagattgcagggatcggattggtctcagaaaaccacagttcacactcagcattgagttttaggctgaccgcaatcagctttattcacacataaccggcacacaggagcatattggaaaacaaaacataaaaagaaatcctagcctgtccggctctaaataacatacagtcgctccctctctatacaatagagaggatctagcatccaactctacaaaaaacagttgtttgtttggttactcactgtgtccggctctccccttactgcatgcaggcagttccccaggaagagagagagagagtaactctgagacacactgtttaaaggggtttcccctgaagtctaacgaggccactaattagccaggcttcaccaaaacctggatagcctggtgaatggaagtcccacccgctcacttccattcactccagggccctttttaccggcttttccaaaagccaaatgcagtgaaagaacactctttcactgctgacatactttccctggagcttagtatatataagagagaaatctgggagaaatataaacaccttccacctctaatccagcatttctctcacatatatatatatatatatgcaaaaatagcgacactcacaggtttttcttcatggtgcaaagatagaaagatttattgtactcgacgtttcgatcccccacagggatctttgtcaagaGATTTCCAGTGATTTCCAGTTCACTGGAAATCtcttgacaaagatccctgtgggggatggAAACGTCGAGTACAATAAATCTTTCTATCTTTGCACCATgaagaaaaacctgtgagtgtcgctattttTGCTTCTATGATTACTTCATTTAGACGAGCACCCAGGTATTAcccttgtctacggagtgcacccttttggatttgactatatccaaaagggaccgaaacgtcggattgtaatgtgataaataaaagttgttatactttgaaaatgagagtgcggatccttcatcaCTTATACCACAACTATTGATCAAGCACCTCCAATCAACTActgtcagaggtgcgggcactccaagaaattattatatatatatatatatatatatatatatatatatatatatatatatatatatatatatatatatatatatatatatatacacacacacatacatatatatatatatatataatttagggaAAAATTGTCCGACGTTTCGAtcccctctgggacctttctcaaggcaaccatgcctGTATCCCAAAGCAATCTATATACCCCACCCCTCTTTCAATGggaaatgacatcatcacatCCTAGTGCTGTAACATGAGAAAATATAATGAAACAAATATGGTAACATTATAGTAATACCAGTGCATTAGCTCATTAataataatcaattaaatattatacCTCATAAGAtgctaaaaaatcatgtgaaTCTTGGATAAAATAACATTATTCCATAAAGTGCATAAAGTACATGTGTTGACCTGGAAACACATCCAGcgaatactgtatataaaaattcaATTGGATTTCTAGTGCAcatgtgtaaaaaatatatactatgaaaattttaaaaaattgggtaTGCGTACAGTAGCGCAGAATCGGAGGAGGAGAAGGACGTGGAAATGTGCCATCGCAAGAAGTTTTTTTAGACCGCGAACAACCCAAAGATATTGGGCCCGAACAAAGCACAGACGTGGGGCCCCAAAGCATAAAAAGCAGGGGCCGCGGCAAGCCACCCATGCAAGGGGGGCAGACCACCGCCGAACAGGCAGTGATTAACCTTTCCAGGTATCAATTGACAGCAATGGAGGTAAGCGTATTAGCAAAAGGCTTATCTTATGTCCCCTCCACGCTATCGCATAATTTCAGTGTTATTGTGGACAATTACAAATTTTCCAGCAAATTGAGACTCAGGGAGCATTTTAAGCTGCAGGACAATAGGGATAAAAGTGGGGAGGATAAGGGCTTGGAACCGAGGGCAAAAAGTGACTTTGATCCTGTGGTGCCCAATATATCTCTACGCACGTACTCCCGTATGATTGATGTAGATGTGGCAGATTTTCCGCAACAAGTAGACCATAGGGGTAACCTCACCAAGGAGGAACATATTGCCCTGAAGGGTCTACAGAAAAACGTGGATATTATTGTGAAACCGGCAGACAATGGTGGAGCAGTGGTAATGATGGATTATAAGTACTATTGATCTGAAATATTATCACAACTATCGGATGTAAAATGTTATCATAGGCTGATTTTTGACCCTACATCTACATTTCAGATACAACTTGGGAAATTGCTGAAAGAAGCGTGTACACATGGTTGGATAACTGAGACTACATGTGATGGACTCCTTGTGACCCATCCGGTAAGACCGGTGATCTATTCACtacccaaaatacataaaaatttaaGACAGACCCCGGGGAGGCCCATTATATCAGCCAGGTGGTCATTGACAGAAAATTGGGGGTCTTTAAATGTGGCAATTGTGCCATGTGTAACTCTCTAATTGTGGGCGATTCATTTTTTCATCCACATACTGGGAAACAATACTCCATCAAATATAGACTCACGTGCACTTCTCGGAATGTGGTATATATTATAAAGTGCCCTTGTGGATTATTATACCGCGGGAAGACAATTAAGGGAGAGAATTAGTATGCATCATGCAAATATAACAGCAGCCCCTGACACTAAACCAAAAAAGGAGGGTAAGCAAGATATTTCCAAGCAGCCTGTGGCACAACACTGGCTCCAGGCCAAACACCCTGCCTCCTCTTTCGAGTGTATGCCCATAGACTGGGTCGCAGATCCACCTAGAGGGGGAGATATGGATCACATCTGGTTACAGAGGGAGGCATTCTGGACATATGAATTGAACTGTGTGGCCCCTAGAGGCCTAAATAGCTCTTTATCCTTGGATTGTTTTTTGTGAGGAAGTTCTTCCTGTGAACTGTTTTtgtgaatggacatatatgctaATGATTAGAAATCCACGAATAGATAAATTCTCAACTTCTAATATGTATACACTGGAATATTGAAACAAGTTTTGCTACTAGTATTGTATTCTATGAGTCTATAGCAGACACATCTGTCTGTAAGTAGTGATATAATGTCGCAGGCTGGACCAAAAATCGTATAGAAgtattaatcaaataaataaatatataaataaataaatgaacaaagaTATAGTCAGATAGGTCCGTAGTAGCCAGACAAGATACCGGAGTAACTAAAGTATAgtcttgttttttaaattttcatagcatatattttttatacacgTGCACTGGaaatcaaattgtatttttaagaaCAGTATTCGCTGGATGTGTTTCCAGGTCAACACATGCACTTTATGGAATAATGTTATTTTATCCAAGATGATTTTTTAGCATTTTAGGAGTTATAATATTTAATCGATTATTATTAATAAGCTAATGCACTGGTATTAATATAATGTTACATATTTGTTTCATTACATTTATCATGTTACAGCACGAAGatgtgatgatgtcatttccCATTGATAGAGAGGTGGGGTATATAGATTGGTTTGGGATACaggcatggttgccttgagaaacgTCACATTGGCTGTTCATGCAATTTTAATACACTTGAACAATTTTTCACTAAATTATCTCGGTGTTGCTGTTTTATTTGTACTGTGTAAACCGTTTACCTTGCACCCAAGGCAAAACAGTTTGGTGGTGTGCGTCCCTTTACCTTGGGattaaaaatatgcaatttaCACAAACTCatatttgaaaaaacatgtgGTAGCATCTCAACAAACAAACATTATCTCAGTGAAAACATACATCCTGTAGGGTGATAAAGTTCAAGGCACAAGGTGCAAAGCATTGGGAAGAATGTACtttgtaaggccaaaggcctcaggagtagtgaggaccaagggaggaaaataacaatgtccaagttcgcagtacagtagaggatgagacagaagaatggtcgaaaacaggcaacaagatcagtccaggcagaagaggttcaaggtcgagaattccaggcaagggtcggtacacaatagacaagaagttagcaatgaatcacacccaggagtagtaaactaaacctataattgggcactgatgattgtccggagttcccttataaaggcccaggtttggcgccaattttggacgcatcggcgtcatgacgtatgcgcggacgcgctgacgtcagcgactgacgcgctgacgtgtgcgactgacgccggcgtccattattgacgccgacgcccattccgtcgccggcgaccaatcagagtgtgggaagaggtcgacatcatccgtctgcgtccgtgaggaaccagggagccaccatcttggacgccatcttggttatccagctcagattccattacagtacccccccccctagggggggcctccggaccacctgggttagaaggaaattgCCGGTGGaatttttggaccaggagaggGGCGTGGACGTCTGAAtttcttacccaggagcactcctcagggccgaaccccttccattcaatgaggtattgtagggtgcccctcgaaatccgggagtccaagattcttttcacctcgaattcttgatgtccgtccaccaagacaggagctgaggaagaagaagaagtacctgcaggtttgagcaaggagacatggaatgcgtttggaatccgcatctctgagggaagttgtaaacggacagccaccgggt is a window from the Xenopus laevis strain J_2021 chromosome 6L, Xenopus_laevis_v10.1, whole genome shotgun sequence genome containing:
- the usp14.L gene encoding ubiquitin carboxyl-terminal hydrolase 14; its protein translation is MPLYSVNVKWGKEKFDNVELNTDEPPMVFKAQLFALTGVQPDRQKVMVKGGTLKDDDWGNLKIKSGMTLLMMGSAEALPEEPAMRPVFVEDMTEEQLASAMELPCGLTNLGNTCYMNATVQCIRSVPELKEALKRYAGALRASGEMASAQYITAALRDLFDSMDKTSSSIPPIILLQFLHMAFPQFAEKGDQGQYLQQDANECWVQVMRVLQQKLEAIEGDTDMETDSGAAATASKKNSFIDQFFGIEFESTMKCTESEEEEVTKSKETQLQLSCFINQEVKYLFTGLKLRLQEEITKFSPSLQRNALYIKTSRISRLPAYLTIQMVRFFYKEKESVNAKVLKDVKFPLMLDIYELCTPELQEKMVPYRSKFKQLEDKKVSEHAPKANQMAQREVQYEPFAFPGDIGSINSGYYELQAVLTHQGRSSSSGHYLSWVKRKNDEWIKFDDDKVSIVSPEDILRLSGGGDWHIAYVLLYGPRRIEANDEETDQ